The following are from one region of the Anaeropeptidivorans aminofermentans genome:
- a CDS encoding bifunctional 5,10-methylenetetrahydrofolate dehydrogenase/5,10-methenyltetrahydrofolate cyclohydrolase: protein MPVVMKGKEVADELKKKIVDDVSFLKEKGINPVLATVRVGEDPGSMSYEKGTNKFMASLGIECRNFVYPEDISKEDFFEKFKAINADREIHGILLFRPLPKGFEGDALEALVNPEKDVDGSCFINMGKVSAGHKNAFEPCTAKAVMKILEHYNITLEGKEAVVIGRSAVIGRPVSLMLTGKNATVTVCHSRTKNIEGVCKRADVLVAALGKMHFVTEDFVKDGAIVIDVGINVDENGKLQGDVDYDGIFEKTSYITPVPGGVGNVTNAVLAENVIRAAKILNNMN, encoded by the coding sequence ATGCCGGTTGTTATGAAAGGCAAGGAAGTAGCTGACGAGCTGAAAAAGAAAATCGTTGACGATGTTTCTTTTCTCAAAGAAAAGGGTATAAACCCTGTTCTTGCAACCGTAAGAGTAGGGGAAGACCCGGGCTCCATGAGCTATGAAAAGGGAACCAACAAATTCATGGCTTCTTTGGGCATTGAATGCAGAAATTTTGTTTATCCGGAAGATATTTCAAAGGAAGATTTCTTTGAAAAGTTCAAAGCAATAAACGCTGACAGGGAAATCCACGGCATTCTTTTATTCAGGCCTTTGCCGAAAGGCTTTGAAGGTGACGCTTTGGAAGCATTGGTTAATCCAGAAAAGGATGTTGACGGTTCTTGCTTCATTAATATGGGTAAGGTTTCCGCAGGGCATAAAAACGCTTTTGAACCATGTACCGCAAAGGCGGTAATGAAAATCCTCGAGCATTACAATATAACCCTTGAAGGAAAAGAAGCCGTTGTAATAGGCAGAAGCGCCGTTATAGGTCGCCCGGTTTCTCTCATGCTTACAGGAAAGAATGCAACTGTTACCGTATGCCATTCCAGAACGAAAAACATCGAAGGTGTATGCAAAAGAGCCGATGTTCTTGTAGCCGCCTTAGGTAAAATGCATTTTGTCACAGAGGATTTCGTTAAAGACGGAGCTATCGTAATAGACGTTGGCATCAATGTAGATGAAAACGGAAAGCTTCAAGGTGACGTCGATTATGATGGAATATTTGAAAAAACGTCTTATATTACGCCCGTTCCCGGAGGCGTAGGCAATGTTACAAATGCCGTTCTTGCGGAAAATGTTATAAGAGCAGCAAAAATACTGAATAATATGAACTAA
- a CDS encoding DUF3881 family protein, producing MDPYLRAVGFTRTRLNAVKKQLRKEVTEAPDIRRIYGTGEKETEVEYIKLYGKNIGIILRGHLKEDTEDIETDSIEAFAVADFDSVTNKYLVEYYKGSPVIVFEDENTGNELVFALQNRLDFYKDEQSFIDYGRSVEYSREKGLIKRQVNFAGFSLYGTIILPVEKDELSDFLREEDENYHKGLIFKYKNGDREAEELLKDYEEETSSIIRQRLMEEDFLSVIEGYVLPMDDTDADYSILGDIADSELIENSLTKEKIYKLLINATGTKIQIFINKKDLLGIPMKGMRFMGNCRLSGSIKKD from the coding sequence ATGGACCCGTATTTAAGGGCGGTAGGCTTCACCAGAACGAGGCTTAATGCAGTAAAAAAGCAGCTGAGGAAAGAAGTAACGGAAGCACCCGATATACGACGGATTTACGGAACCGGAGAAAAAGAGACTGAAGTTGAATATATCAAGCTCTACGGCAAAAATATAGGCATTATTTTAAGGGGCCATCTGAAGGAAGATACTGAGGATATAGAAACAGACAGTATAGAAGCCTTTGCCGTGGCGGATTTTGACAGCGTGACAAATAAATATCTTGTGGAATATTATAAGGGCAGCCCCGTTATTGTCTTTGAAGATGAAAACACAGGAAACGAGTTGGTATTTGCCTTGCAAAACCGGCTGGATTTTTATAAAGACGAGCAGAGCTTCATCGATTACGGCAGAAGCGTTGAATATTCCCGGGAAAAAGGCCTTATAAAAAGACAGGTTAATTTTGCAGGCTTTTCATTATACGGTACGATAATTTTGCCGGTGGAAAAAGATGAACTTTCAGATTTTCTAAGGGAAGAAGACGAAAACTACCATAAGGGGCTTATTTTTAAATACAAAAACGGCGATAGGGAAGCAGAAGAACTTCTTAAAGATTATGAGGAAGAAACCTCCAGCATAATCCGTCAAAGGCTTATGGAAGAGGATTTTCTTTCCGTAATAGAAGGCTATGTTCTTCCTATGGATGACACCGATGCAGACTATTCTATTTTAGGAGACATTGCCGATTCTGAGCTTATAGAAAATAGCCTTACAAAGGAAAAGATATATAAGCTTTTAATTAACGCAACAGGCACTAAAATACAGATTTTTATTAATAAAAAGGATTTGCTCGGCATTCCCATGAAGGGCATGCGTTTTATGGGTAATTGCAGGCTTTCAGGAAGCATAAAAAAGGATTAA
- a CDS encoding DUF5050 domain-containing protein, translating into MYLKEGTEIKGYSIVNFAGRKDEAVIYEVIKNISGERLYVCEYFPEEISERNEDGTVNILNSSAYTKGLSYFRSRSDTIRSIGFKEIIKVKEAFSFNNTYYVFYGISEGKNLLEYIEGMGGKINYKNAYSLLSPLIRSLNYMFNNNVFFRPTVENIKYMPDNSVILDDFYLSDYSFMYCIEDLANVFYSLITGKNYGDILERPSKAGGYLPKRLDDILYDTLFSNVSYASLEDFLNKLTDSVIFDNTMVGEENYSEKPPLRLDTLEPALEKKKEIPSPAPDNKDFHVNEVKGEYVEGLPPNNPPQNIYSDNSMYTRSYNSPPKKNNNKLLIGCIGGGCLSLIILFIVIIFAARAFFGIARSYSTDVTEFAEEYITDYSFDESEEYSEDYLEEGNVMAMTMAYTSYEYYDTAFDNTVIAHEDFIYFRHWDGEQWGIARYHKDDEGSYEMIATDVMASFMQIKDNTLYFVNSLENNYIFSIDLNEISVPALIINQKAAFIQIHNDKIYYINLDDGFFIYRANMDGSENELFNPVDTSAMAFMEDELIYLGYDEEGGTALFTINVNTLNESFISAAWARNIICKDGMIYYIDYSDDSFHGIDILGNEIEPLVYDSVFSFDFLGDTIYYIDLDFNIKSLNTLTEETEIYPFEAYYLQAAGGKMFYYDYYDELLHRIDQNGEAHSLYEGYPVYPESMLD; encoded by the coding sequence ATTTTCCTGAGGAAATTTCCGAAAGAAATGAAGATGGGACTGTCAATATACTCAATTCAAGCGCGTATACCAAGGGCCTTTCTTATTTCAGAAGCCGTTCCGATACTATAAGGAGCATCGGATTTAAAGAAATAATAAAAGTCAAAGAGGCTTTTTCTTTTAATAATACTTATTATGTATTTTACGGAATTTCAGAAGGAAAGAATCTTTTGGAATATATCGAAGGCATGGGAGGAAAAATAAACTATAAAAATGCTTACTCTCTTTTAAGCCCTTTAATACGTTCTTTAAATTATATGTTTAATAATAATGTGTTTTTCAGGCCTACCGTGGAAAACATTAAATATATGCCGGATAATTCCGTTATTTTAGATGATTTTTATTTAAGCGATTATAGCTTTATGTATTGCATTGAAGATTTGGCGAATGTATTTTATTCTCTTATAACAGGCAAAAATTATGGGGATATTCTCGAAAGGCCCTCCAAAGCAGGAGGATACCTGCCGAAAAGGCTTGACGACATTCTTTATGATACCCTTTTTTCAAATGTATCCTATGCTTCCCTTGAGGATTTTTTAAACAAATTAACAGACAGCGTTATTTTTGACAATACTATGGTAGGAGAAGAAAACTACAGCGAAAAGCCCCCTTTAAGGCTTGATACTTTAGAGCCGGCTTTAGAGAAAAAGAAGGAAATACCTTCTCCTGCACCGGATAACAAAGATTTTCATGTAAATGAGGTAAAGGGGGAGTATGTTGAAGGCCTTCCGCCGAACAATCCTCCCCAGAATATATACAGCGACAACAGCATGTATACAAGATCCTATAACAGCCCCCCGAAAAAGAACAATAATAAACTTCTGATAGGCTGTATCGGAGGCGGCTGCCTAAGCCTTATAATACTTTTCATCGTCATTATATTTGCCGCAAGGGCCTTTTTCGGTATAGCCCGAAGTTACAGTACGGACGTTACGGAATTTGCCGAAGAATATATTACGGATTATTCTTTTGATGAAAGTGAAGAATACAGCGAAGACTATTTAGAAGAGGGCAACGTCATGGCCATGACCATGGCCTATACAAGCTATGAATATTATGACACAGCCTTTGACAATACCGTAATAGCCCATGAAGACTTTATTTATTTCAGACATTGGGACGGGGAACAATGGGGTATAGCACGATATCATAAAGACGATGAAGGCTCTTACGAAATGATAGCAACAGACGTTATGGCGAGCTTCATGCAGATAAAAGACAATACGCTTTATTTCGTGAATTCTCTTGAAAATAATTATATATTTTCCATTGACCTTAATGAAATATCGGTGCCTGCTCTCATTATTAATCAAAAGGCGGCCTTTATCCAGATTCACAATGATAAAATATATTATATCAATTTAGATGACGGTTTCTTTATTTACAGAGCCAATATGGACGGAAGCGAAAATGAGCTTTTTAACCCCGTAGATACATCAGCCATGGCCTTTATGGAAGATGAGCTTATATATCTCGGCTATGATGAAGAAGGCGGAACTGCCCTTTTCACCATCAATGTAAATACCCTGAATGAAAGCTTTATATCAGCGGCATGGGCAAGAAATATTATCTGCAAAGACGGAATGATATATTATATAGACTATAGTGATGACAGCTTCCATGGAATAGATATTTTGGGAAACGAGATAGAGCCTTTAGTCTATGATTCTGTATTTTCCTTTGATTTTTTAGGAGATACGATTTATTATATTGACTTGGACTTTAATATTAAAAGCTTAAATACCCTTACGGAAGAGACGGAAATTTATCCCTTTGAGGCTTATTATTTACAGGCAGCAGGCGGAAAAATGTTTTACTATGACTATTACGATGAACTGTTGCACCGAATAGACCAAAATGGAGAAGCCCATAGCTTATACGAAGGCTATCCTGTATATCCTGAAAGTATGCTGGATTAA